In a genomic window of Thermodesulfobacteriota bacterium:
- a CDS encoding FlgO family outer membrane protein yields MKKQIVVFLFSMLIVLMFQESWAGLQKTKIAVLDFKVLGKGHVDTQVGNSIADQLIEALDKDWRFEVVEPGLIKKVIREQQLVLEKKEHRLIITDLAKLLGAKVLISGFVIKYGNIIEIEVRVINADNASIIAAESMKIPADAPLESLADQAVEKVINIFPFKGIVVFRTQDRITVDLGRCDGIKSGMHFAVFKGHKVIRCPETRRVIDCDRMQTGVFEIENVKDKISTARVLVEKFSGAIDSGQTVESAEELLIPEDCR; encoded by the coding sequence ATGAAAAAACAGATTGTTGTATTTTTATTTTCTATGTTGATTGTTCTAATGTTTCAGGAAAGTTGGGCGGGTTTGCAAAAAACAAAAATTGCCGTCCTTGATTTTAAGGTTTTGGGAAAAGGGCATGTGGACACTCAGGTGGGGAATAGCATTGCAGATCAGTTAATAGAAGCTTTAGACAAGGATTGGCGGTTTGAAGTCGTAGAACCGGGATTAATCAAAAAGGTCATAAGAGAACAGCAGCTTGTTTTAGAGAAAAAAGAGCATCGGCTCATTATTACAGATTTGGCAAAACTGCTTGGAGCTAAAGTTTTGATTTCGGGTTTTGTAATTAAATATGGAAATATTATTGAGATCGAGGTTAGAGTAATCAATGCCGACAATGCTTCTATAATTGCCGCTGAAAGTATGAAGATCCCGGCAGATGCTCCCCTCGAGAGTTTGGCTGATCAAGCGGTTGAGAAAGTAATCAATATTTTTCCGTTTAAAGGTATTGTTGTTTTTCGCACGCAAGATCGGATTACTGTCGATTTAGGTCGGTGTGATGGTATTAAATCTGGAATGCACTTTGCTGTTTTTAAAGGACATAAGGTCATTAGATGTCCTGAAACCAGGCGGGTAATTGATTGTGACAGAATGCAGACGGGTGTATTTGAAATAGAAAATGTCAAAGATAAGATTTCAACTGCCCGCGTATTGGTCGAAAAATTTTCCGGCGCAATAGACAGCGGTCAAACAGTAGAAAGCGCTGAAGAGCTTTTAATACCTGAGGATTGCAGATAG
- a CDS encoding MarR family transcriptional regulator: MVFQDCICFQLGRTTRKITRYYRDKISVFGLTHGQFFMLVAIFEEESLFPSQLAEKTALDRPTTTGLLDRLERNGWIERRPDPNDRRAFRIHLSAKSEKNRNSILSIFDEINSQFVNRYSLKEWELFQSFLKRLE; the protein is encoded by the coding sequence ATGGTTTTTCAAGACTGCATATGTTTTCAGTTAGGTCGCACAACAAGAAAAATTACCCGTTATTACAGGGATAAAATCTCTGTTTTCGGGCTAACACACGGGCAATTTTTTATGCTGGTAGCTATCTTTGAAGAAGAATCGCTTTTCCCGAGCCAACTTGCCGAAAAGACTGCATTAGACAGACCTACTACCACAGGGTTATTAGACCGCCTGGAACGGAATGGCTGGATAGAACGACGACCCGATCCCAATGATCGCCGTGCTTTCCGCATTCACCTTTCCGCCAAATCTGAGAAAAACCGCAATTCAATTCTTTCAATATTCGACGAAATAAACAGCCAGTTTGTAAACCGTTATTCCCTTAAAGAATGGGAATTGTTTCAATCATTCCTGAAAAGGTTGGAATAA
- a CDS encoding CerR family C-terminal domain-containing protein → MAKREDGKETRSRIINAACEVFAEKGYQTAKVAEICQLAGANAAAVNYYFNDKASLYTEAWQHAFKKCSELALPDVTGTSPEEQLRIQIQSLIQNFTDQGDRGQFTRLYLMELTNPTGLIHNIWHEIIEPRRQIVLEVIRNIMKTKATDETVFFCEMSIISQCRALMTTRPSDMEYMLGQPLSPDLVMRLADHVTRFSLAGIRAIGKRKT, encoded by the coding sequence ATGGCCAAAAGAGAAGACGGCAAGGAAACGCGCAGCAGGATTATAAATGCTGCCTGTGAGGTATTCGCTGAAAAAGGCTACCAGACTGCCAAGGTGGCTGAGATCTGTCAACTGGCCGGAGCCAACGCGGCTGCCGTCAACTATTATTTTAACGACAAGGCCTCCCTGTACACCGAGGCATGGCAACACGCCTTTAAAAAATGTTCCGAACTTGCCTTGCCTGACGTCACCGGCACTTCGCCGGAAGAACAGTTGCGAATCCAAATCCAATCACTCATTCAAAACTTCACAGACCAGGGCGACCGGGGACAGTTTACACGACTGTATCTGATGGAACTGACTAATCCTACCGGGCTGATACACAACATCTGGCACGAGATAATCGAGCCCCGGCGACAGATAGTGTTGGAGGTCATCCGCAATATTATGAAAACTAAAGCTACTGATGAAACTGTTTTTTTCTGCGAGATGAGCATCATCAGCCAGTGCCGTGCCCTTATGACTACCAGACCCAGCGACATGGAGTACATGTTAGGGCAGCCTCTTTCCCCTGATTTGGTCATGCGATTGGCCGACCATGTCACCCGCTTTTCCCTGGCAGGAATCAGGGCGATAGGCAAACGCAAAACATAA
- a CDS encoding efflux RND transporter permease subunit: MLSKFFLDRPVFAWVIAIVMMTAGGLAIYNLPVAQYPPIAPPSIAIDAFFPGASGETVENTVTQIIEQKMTGLDAMIYLTGTSSSSGASRIELTFAPGTDPDLAWSKVQNKLQLAMASLPDVVQRSGVKVSKSTRNYLIIVGLISEDGSMDGNDLRDYAKSNVEKILSRVSGVGEVESFGSQYAMRVWVNPDKLTNYHLTMEDVIMAMRAYNVEVSAGQFGGAPAIEGQRLNAAIIVQHLLQTPEEFAAIPIRTNPDGSVVRIKDIGRTELGTERYDIIANYNGKAASALAVRQSAGANALETANAVKQKMEELSRYFPPGMKVIYPYDTTPFTRVAINEVVKTLFEAILLVFVIMYLFMGTFRATLIPTIAVPVVILGTFAVLGLFGFSINMLTMFAMVLAIGLLVDDAIVVVENVERIMSEEGLSPRRATAKSMEQITSALIGIGLVLSAVFGPMAFFPGSTGVIYRQFSVTIAAAMLLSVLVALILTPVLCASLLKPVAAGHEPADGAIFFLRPFFRRFDRIFYGARDLYIRLVGHVLAKKLRYLLLFLLIVGAMGYLFQRMPTAYLPNEDQGILLVQAMLPSGSTLEQTEKVMDKVREHFQKNEKDGVDSFMSVSGISFGGQGQNMGLGFARLKDWKLRERPDLKVRAIAGRAMGAFSQIKEAMVFAFPPPAVMELGNATGFDFQLQDRGGLGHAKLMAARNQLLGMAMQDPRLMRVRPNGMSDVPEYRIDVDWDKAGALGVSITSIHNTITAAFGSAYVNDFIQAGRVKRVYVQADTPYRMLPKDLKKLYVRNRMGKMVPFSSFASGRWTLGSPKLERYNAFPSINIWGEPSPGRSSGEAMAAMEEIVSKLPKGIGFDWTGLSYQERMATAQGPTLYTFSIFVVFLCLAALYESWPIPISILLTLPLGIIGGVIASSMRGMPNDVYFQIGLLTTMGLTTKNAILIVQFARAKVDEGARLTAATLEAAKLRLRPIIMTSLAFGFGVLPLALASGAGSGAQRGIGTGVLGGMVTSTFLVTLFAPLFYVMIYKALGKHRKKVTMKHVHKSKSGDQ; encoded by the coding sequence ATGTTATCAAAATTTTTTCTGGACCGACCGGTTTTTGCCTGGGTTATTGCCATCGTCATGATGACGGCGGGGGGTCTGGCGATCTACAACCTGCCCGTGGCACAGTATCCTCCCATCGCTCCGCCGTCCATCGCCATTGACGCATTTTTTCCAGGGGCCTCGGGGGAGACCGTTGAAAACACCGTAACCCAGATCATCGAGCAAAAGATGACCGGCCTGGACGCGATGATCTATCTCACCGGAACCAGTTCTTCATCCGGCGCGTCCCGCATCGAACTGACCTTTGCCCCCGGGACCGATCCGGATCTCGCCTGGTCCAAAGTACAGAACAAGCTTCAGCTCGCCATGGCCAGCCTGCCCGATGTGGTGCAGCGCTCCGGCGTCAAGGTCAGCAAATCGACCCGAAATTACCTGATTATCGTGGGACTGATCTCTGAAGACGGCAGCATGGACGGAAATGACCTGCGGGATTATGCTAAGTCCAATGTGGAAAAAATTCTGTCCCGCGTATCGGGAGTAGGTGAAGTCGAAAGTTTCGGGTCTCAGTACGCCATGCGGGTCTGGGTCAACCCCGACAAGCTGACCAATTATCACCTGACCATGGAGGATGTCATCATGGCGATGCGGGCTTATAATGTCGAAGTCTCCGCCGGTCAGTTCGGCGGGGCACCGGCCATTGAAGGCCAGCGCCTGAACGCCGCCATCATCGTTCAGCATCTGCTCCAGACTCCGGAAGAGTTTGCCGCCATCCCCATACGCACCAATCCGGATGGTTCCGTGGTCCGTATCAAGGACATCGGACGGACGGAACTGGGGACTGAGCGTTACGATATCATCGCCAATTACAATGGCAAAGCCGCCTCAGCTTTAGCTGTCCGGCAGTCCGCCGGTGCCAATGCCTTGGAAACGGCCAACGCCGTCAAACAGAAAATGGAAGAGCTGAGCCGCTACTTTCCCCCCGGCATGAAGGTAATTTATCCGTATGACACCACCCCTTTTACCAGGGTGGCCATTAATGAGGTGGTCAAAACACTGTTCGAGGCGATCCTGCTGGTCTTTGTGATCATGTATCTTTTTATGGGGACCTTCCGGGCTACCCTCATCCCCACCATCGCCGTGCCGGTGGTGATCCTGGGGACCTTCGCGGTTCTTGGGCTTTTCGGGTTTTCCATCAATATGCTGACTATGTTCGCCATGGTGCTGGCTATAGGTCTCTTGGTAGACGATGCCATCGTGGTAGTAGAAAACGTGGAGCGGATCATGAGCGAAGAGGGGCTTTCTCCCAGGAGAGCCACGGCCAAGTCTATGGAACAGATCACCAGCGCCCTGATCGGCATCGGCCTGGTGCTCTCGGCGGTATTCGGACCCATGGCATTCTTTCCCGGTTCGACAGGAGTCATCTACCGCCAGTTTTCAGTGACAATCGCTGCTGCCATGCTGCTTTCGGTTCTTGTGGCGCTGATACTAACCCCGGTCCTCTGCGCATCGCTCTTAAAACCTGTGGCAGCAGGGCATGAACCGGCAGACGGTGCGATCTTTTTCCTGCGCCCTTTTTTCAGGAGGTTCGACCGAATATTTTATGGCGCAAGAGATCTATACATCAGACTGGTAGGCCATGTTCTGGCAAAAAAACTACGCTACCTGCTCCTGTTCCTGCTGATTGTGGGGGCCATGGGGTATTTGTTTCAGCGCATGCCCACCGCTTATCTCCCGAATGAAGACCAGGGTATCCTGCTGGTCCAGGCTATGCTTCCGTCGGGTTCGACCCTGGAGCAGACCGAGAAGGTCATGGATAAGGTCAGGGAACATTTTCAGAAGAATGAGAAAGACGGGGTGGACTCCTTTATGTCGGTCTCAGGTATTAGTTTTGGCGGCCAGGGGCAGAACATGGGCCTTGGGTTTGCCAGACTCAAGGACTGGAAGCTGCGCGAGCGGCCGGACCTGAAGGTCAGGGCCATCGCAGGCAGGGCTATGGGAGCGTTTTCACAGATAAAAGAAGCTATGGTCTTCGCCTTTCCACCGCCTGCTGTCATGGAACTGGGCAATGCCACCGGGTTTGATTTTCAATTACAGGACCGTGGCGGTCTGGGCCACGCAAAACTAATGGCGGCCCGCAACCAGCTTCTCGGCATGGCCATGCAAGATCCGCGACTGATGAGGGTCAGGCCCAACGGCATGTCAGACGTGCCCGAATACAGGATTGACGTGGATTGGGACAAGGCCGGTGCGCTGGGGGTTTCCATTACATCCATTCACAACACCATTACGGCGGCCTTCGGCAGCGCCTATGTCAACGATTTTATCCAGGCCGGACGGGTAAAACGGGTTTATGTGCAGGCGGATACCCCCTATCGCATGCTGCCGAAAGATTTGAAAAAACTCTATGTTCGTAACCGCATGGGCAAGATGGTCCCTTTCTCTTCCTTTGCCTCCGGGCGGTGGACCCTTGGTTCTCCCAAGCTGGAGCGTTATAATGCCTTCCCGTCCATAAACATATGGGGTGAGCCGTCGCCTGGAAGGAGTTCCGGTGAGGCCATGGCCGCCATGGAAGAGATCGTCTCGAAGCTGCCCAAGGGGATCGGTTTTGACTGGACCGGGCTTTCCTATCAGGAGCGCATGGCAACGGCCCAGGGGCCTACCCTTTACACATTTTCCATTTTCGTAGTCTTCCTATGTCTGGCGGCCTTGTACGAGAGCTGGCCCATTCCTATCTCGATTCTGCTAACCCTGCCCCTTGGGATCATTGGCGGGGTTATCGCTTCGTCAATGCGGGGAATGCCCAACGACGTTTATTTCCAAATCGGGCTGCTGACCACTATGGGCTTAACCACCAAGAACGCTATCCTGATAGTCCAGTTTGCCAGGGCCAAGGTCGACGAGGGGGCGAGGCTAACCGCGGCGACGCTTGAAGCGGCAAAATTAAGACTGCGTCCCATCATCATGACCTCACTGGCCTTCGGGTTCGGGGTTCTGCCTCTGGCCCTTGCCAGCGGGGCCGGATCAGGAGCACAAAGAGGCATCGGCACCGGAGTGCTAGGGGGGATGGTGACATCCACCTTTCTGGTGACTTTGTTTGCTCCGCTCTTTTATGTGATGATTTACAAGGCACTTGGAAAACACAGAAAGAAAGTAACGATGAAACACGTTCATAAAAGTAAGTCAGGGGATCAATGA
- a CDS encoding MFS transporter, whose amino-acid sequence MEQKKLHYGWIVIFMGLATTIAAHGFGRMAYTIILPAMKDGLNFDYTQLGLLGTGNFIGYLSMAIIGGFLAARFGTRIVITFALLLMGGSMILTGIAHSFGFAFSMRLLTGLGNGAAYVPAMALGSAWFAVNRRGFATGIVSGGIGAGTLISGLLVPPILTAYGPEGWRFSWYILGGAVLVISGVVFLFIRSRPEEKGLLPVGSEPIQKPQPIASDNVKTSSLQWSAVYRNSAAWYLGIVYFFYGLSYIIYMVFFAAYLVKEMGFTQSWAGGLWAMVGGFSIFCGVIWGGISDRIGRSKGAALAYLVLGLSYIVFALIKIKFGFYLSAVMFGFTAWSIPTIMAATAGDFFGPRLAPAGLGFITLFFGIGQALGPALGGYMADVSHSFTLPFLTAGGISLVGMISSLYLKKPPTG is encoded by the coding sequence ATGGAACAAAAGAAATTGCATTACGGATGGATCGTTATTTTCATGGGTCTTGCCACGACTATTGCTGCACACGGTTTTGGCCGCATGGCCTATACCATTATTCTTCCTGCCATGAAAGACGGCCTGAATTTCGACTATACCCAACTGGGTCTGCTCGGAACCGGAAACTTTATCGGCTATCTTTCCATGGCCATTATCGGTGGATTCCTTGCCGCACGCTTTGGAACCCGCATTGTCATCACCTTTGCGTTGTTACTGATGGGTGGCAGCATGATCCTCACCGGCATAGCCCATTCATTCGGATTTGCCTTTTCCATGAGGCTATTAACCGGTCTTGGCAACGGAGCGGCCTATGTCCCGGCTATGGCACTGGGCTCAGCCTGGTTTGCCGTCAACCGCAGAGGATTTGCCACCGGAATTGTTTCCGGCGGAATTGGTGCAGGTACTTTAATATCCGGCCTGCTGGTCCCACCGATTCTAACCGCTTATGGCCCGGAAGGCTGGCGATTTTCATGGTATATATTAGGCGGTGCCGTGCTGGTAATTTCTGGTGTGGTGTTTTTATTTATCCGCAGCCGACCGGAAGAAAAGGGGCTGCTACCGGTGGGAAGCGAGCCAATCCAAAAACCCCAACCGATTGCATCGGATAATGTCAAGACATCCTCTCTTCAGTGGTCTGCCGTGTACAGAAATAGTGCCGCCTGGTATTTGGGAATCGTATATTTTTTTTATGGTCTTTCCTATATTATTTATATGGTTTTTTTTGCGGCCTACCTGGTAAAAGAAATGGGATTTACACAATCGTGGGCCGGTGGCCTATGGGCAATGGTAGGGGGATTTAGCATCTTCTGCGGCGTGATCTGGGGTGGAATATCCGACCGTATCGGACGCAGCAAGGGAGCAGCTCTGGCTTATCTGGTCCTGGGACTTTCCTATATTGTATTTGCGCTGATCAAAATAAAATTCGGTTTTTACCTATCAGCAGTCATGTTCGGTTTTACTGCCTGGAGTATACCAACAATCATGGCTGCAACCGCCGGTGATTTTTTTGGTCCTCGCCTGGCACCGGCTGGCCTGGGGTTTATCACGCTTTTTTTCGGCATCGGTCAGGCACTGGGTCCTGCACTGGGGGGATACATGGCCGATGTGAGCCATTCATTTACCCTGCCGTTTCTTACGGCAGGAGGCATCTCACTTGTGGGTATGATTTCTTCATTATATCTGAAAAAACCGCCAACCGGTTAG
- a CDS encoding DUF3187 family protein has translation MHQLLLILSVLLIILTMPINSFSSDDNFDYNYGLGILQLRSQSPAQSLRLTMPSVIPGAFKPGILGIHAGTTWTNVWIDSSEVALDYEMLDTHIAVSYGINKRLGLGIAFDQRNYFGGAMDNFIQEFHDIFGIDQNGRDRVDRNLSRIVRYDDQGNIIFETDNLSYLENNGITLFSQYILSHGSNRWPAIGVSGVLRYGLNTPSSEDNHEPLDWSIGIGLSKRWTDTWYMYSHLGYTNYGRTEMSGLEFKDDAISFLLALAWQWKPNSSILFQYVYSEGVVKDFGSLSNPSHEINLGFKWQLSSGSIIEFALVENVITFDNSPDFGLHFALSYPF, from the coding sequence ATGCACCAGTTGCTACTCATTCTATCTGTATTGTTAATTATTCTTACCATGCCGATAAATAGCTTCTCGAGTGATGATAATTTCGACTATAACTATGGTCTCGGCATCTTGCAACTTCGCTCCCAGTCCCCGGCCCAAAGCCTCCGCTTAACAATGCCGAGTGTAATACCAGGAGCATTCAAACCCGGCATCTTAGGTATCCACGCCGGTACAACCTGGACAAATGTATGGATAGACAGCAGTGAGGTTGCACTTGATTATGAAATGCTGGACACGCATATAGCGGTTTCTTACGGCATTAACAAACGACTCGGTCTTGGTATAGCTTTTGATCAACGGAACTATTTCGGTGGTGCTATGGATAATTTCATCCAGGAATTTCATGACATTTTCGGTATTGATCAAAACGGAAGGGACAGGGTGGATCGCAACTTAAGTAGAATTGTCCGATATGATGACCAAGGTAATATAATTTTTGAAACAGACAACCTAAGCTACCTGGAAAATAATGGTATCACTTTATTTTCTCAATATATTCTTTCCCACGGTTCAAATAGGTGGCCTGCTATCGGTGTATCTGGTGTGCTGCGCTACGGGCTTAATACACCCTCCAGCGAAGATAACCACGAACCGTTGGACTGGAGTATCGGAATCGGTCTTTCCAAACGATGGACCGATACCTGGTATATGTATTCACATTTGGGCTATACCAACTATGGCCGAACTGAAATGTCCGGCCTAGAATTTAAAGATGATGCCATCTCTTTTTTGCTGGCCCTAGCCTGGCAATGGAAACCAAATTCTTCAATTTTGTTCCAGTATGTTTACAGCGAAGGTGTTGTAAAGGATTTTGGTTCATTAAGCAATCCCTCACATGAAATCAATCTTGGTTTTAAGTGGCAACTTTCTTCAGGCAGTATCATCGAATTCGCTCTGGTTGAAAACGTTATTACCTTTGACAACAGTCCCGATTTCGGGCTTCACTTTGCGCTGTCTTATCCGTTTTAA
- a CDS encoding enoyl-CoA hydratase/isomerase family protein, with the protein MRKISNLEVNYDFFYSEKAEDILILNFKEKPLARVIDLNGKKVLFDYLDFVSTFDEIKVVLMTGSPAKMGYDEFIEFYHQIIQLEWNQDQIERLYNAIDQFILKIVGFNKMVIHADSGNIILLFMNISLSFDYSVIADNTVFQNPNLQLGLVPKGGGIFFLSKILGSRKTSEILLSGKDIIAKEALRLGIVNKVVPVTDLKETALSIAKIFAKLPVQYSSGIKKLLNYDINNLKEYLEYENSILRRMIQSNNFKKSLVR; encoded by the coding sequence ATGAGAAAAATATCCAACCTTGAAGTAAATTATGATTTTTTTTATTCAGAAAAGGCCGAAGATATTTTGATTCTGAATTTCAAAGAAAAACCCCTCGCTCGCGTAATAGATTTAAATGGCAAAAAAGTCTTGTTTGATTACCTGGATTTTGTTTCGACATTTGATGAAATCAAAGTTGTTTTGATGACCGGCTCACCTGCGAAAATGGGATATGATGAATTTATTGAGTTTTATCATCAAATAATACAGCTCGAATGGAATCAAGATCAAATCGAAAGACTTTATAATGCAATTGATCAGTTTATTCTGAAAATAGTCGGCTTTAATAAAATGGTTATTCATGCCGACAGCGGAAATATTATTTTACTCTTCATGAACATCAGCCTTTCCTTTGATTACAGTGTAATAGCTGACAACACTGTCTTTCAGAATCCAAACCTCCAACTGGGACTGGTACCAAAGGGAGGCGGAATTTTTTTTCTTTCTAAAATACTTGGTTCCAGAAAGACGTCCGAGATACTATTATCTGGTAAAGACATCATAGCGAAAGAAGCATTAAGACTTGGTATTGTTAACAAGGTTGTTCCTGTGACTGACCTTAAGGAAACTGCATTAAGTATTGCAAAAATATTTGCAAAATTACCTGTCCAGTATTCGTCAGGCATCAAGAAACTTTTAAATTATGATATAAACAACCTTAAAGAGTATTTAGAATACGAAAACAGTATTCTCCGGAGGATGATTCAGTCCAATAATTTTAAAAAAAGTCTGGTGAGATGA
- a CDS encoding patatin-like phospholipase family protein yields MINIFHRKKRIPSKKVGLALGSGSARGWSHIGVIRALAEAGIRVDYIAGTSIGALVGAVYASGEIDALEEVVLQLDWKKIAYLFDVVFPKSGLIDGKKVSVFIQKHVKEINIEDLSLPFCAVSTDLTTGDEIAIREGNIIEAVRASISVPGIFTPFKKNGTILVDGGLVNPVPVSVVREMGAEFVIAVDLNHNIIGNNGFEKTPGRDSGKGFSEKKGRQNREKRNKLLEALNKRIEAVDFPALTQIRQWMKKEPLPSIFEVLATSASIMETQITTIRLKTDPPDILIQPNLGHIKFLEYNRAKEAIDEGYKEGGNEIRKFLGV; encoded by the coding sequence ATGATAAACATTTTTCATAGGAAAAAGAGAATTCCCTCTAAAAAGGTGGGTTTAGCGCTGGGCAGCGGCTCCGCCCGTGGATGGTCTCATATTGGAGTAATACGCGCCTTGGCCGAAGCAGGCATTCGTGTGGATTATATTGCCGGAACCAGCATCGGCGCGCTGGTTGGAGCTGTTTACGCTTCCGGTGAGATTGATGCTTTGGAAGAGGTAGTTTTGCAGCTTGACTGGAAGAAGATTGCTTATTTATTTGATGTTGTCTTTCCGAAATCGGGCCTTATCGATGGAAAAAAGGTTTCCGTTTTTATCCAAAAGCATGTGAAGGAAATAAATATTGAAGATCTTTCCCTCCCTTTTTGCGCGGTGTCCACAGATCTTACTACCGGAGACGAGATCGCAATAAGAGAGGGAAATATCATTGAGGCAGTCAGGGCCAGTATTTCAGTTCCCGGAATATTTACACCGTTTAAAAAAAACGGCACAATTCTTGTTGACGGTGGGTTGGTTAACCCGGTTCCAGTAAGTGTGGTAAGAGAGATGGGCGCTGAATTTGTGATAGCGGTGGACCTTAACCATAATATCATTGGAAATAACGGATTTGAAAAGACCCCTGGAAGGGATTCGGGCAAAGGGTTTTCTGAAAAAAAAGGTCGGCAGAATCGGGAAAAAAGAAACAAACTTCTAGAGGCTTTGAACAAAAGGATCGAGGCAGTCGATTTTCCCGCCTTAACCCAGATAAGGCAGTGGATGAAGAAAGAGCCTCTGCCGAGCATTTTTGAAGTATTAGCCACATCCGCCAGCATAATGGAAACACAGATTACAACCATAAGACTGAAAACCGATCCTCCTGACATTCTGATTCAGCCCAATCTGGGTCATATCAAATTCCTTGAATACAATCGTGCCAAAGAAGCCATTGACGAAGGATATAAAGAAGGCGGCAATGAAATAAGAAAATTCTTAGGGGTATGA
- a CDS encoding efflux RND transporter periplasmic adaptor subunit, producing the protein MQQKDSSNNIRATFLKWSVAIVFLLGGFLQAGCDRGQQSTPPPPVPEVATVTVKPQRVALTTELPGRTSAFRIAEIRPQVNGLIQKRLFTEGSDVKAGQVLYQIDPDLFQAALDNAKAALGRAEASLTAIRLRAERYREALADKAVSQQNYDDAAAALKQAEADIQYWKATVKTARISLRYTRVTAPISGRIGKSNVTGGAIVTAYQPMALATIQQLDPIYVDVPQSTTELLSLKRRLEDGSLNHDGTKQDKVKLILEDGTAYPVEGALQFSDVTVDPTTGSVTLRVIFPNSENILLPGMFVRAVIKEGINEKAILIPQQGVSRDQKGNPVALIVNAESKVGLRMLTLDRAIGKRWLVSAGLALGDRVIVEGIKMLRPGTVVKAVPFKESGVTPANADQTTAESN; encoded by the coding sequence ATGCAACAAAAAGACAGTTCGAATAACATCCGAGCGACATTCCTTAAATGGAGTGTAGCCATAGTGTTCCTGTTAGGCGGATTTTTGCAGGCAGGTTGCGACCGTGGACAGCAATCCACACCGCCTCCTCCTGTTCCGGAAGTGGCCACGGTGACGGTCAAACCGCAGAGGGTTGCCTTGACCACTGAACTGCCGGGCCGCACGTCTGCTTTTCGTATCGCGGAGATCCGGCCCCAGGTCAACGGTCTTATACAGAAACGTCTATTTACGGAAGGTTCCGATGTAAAGGCAGGGCAGGTGCTCTACCAGATCGATCCTGACCTCTTTCAGGCGGCGCTCGACAATGCAAAGGCCGCTCTTGGCAGGGCTGAGGCCAGTCTGACTGCGATCAGGCTGCGGGCTGAGCGCTACAGGGAAGCACTTGCGGATAAAGCGGTGAGCCAGCAGAATTATGACGACGCGGCTGCCGCTCTGAAACAGGCCGAGGCCGATATTCAGTATTGGAAAGCGACGGTGAAGACGGCTCGTATCAGCCTAAGATACACCCGAGTCACCGCTCCCATTTCCGGCCGTATCGGTAAATCCAACGTGACAGGTGGGGCCATCGTGACGGCTTATCAACCCATGGCCCTGGCAACCATTCAACAACTGGATCCCATTTACGTGGATGTGCCACAATCCACCACCGAATTGCTGAGCTTGAAACGCCGTCTGGAGGACGGCAGTCTCAATCACGATGGAACGAAACAGGACAAGGTCAAGCTCATCCTGGAAGACGGCACTGCCTATCCCGTGGAAGGAGCACTTCAATTTAGCGATGTTACAGTGGACCCGACGACAGGGTCCGTTACCCTGCGAGTTATCTTTCCGAATTCGGAAAACATTCTCCTGCCGGGCATGTTCGTCCGGGCGGTGATTAAAGAAGGCATCAATGAAAAGGCCATTCTTATTCCCCAGCAGGGTGTGTCCCGTGATCAAAAGGGGAATCCCGTCGCGTTGATCGTGAATGCTGAAAGCAAGGTCGGCTTGCGTATGCTCACCCTTGATCGGGCCATCGGCAAGAGATGGCTCGTTTCGGCAGGCCTTGCTCTCGGAGATCGTGTGATCGTTGAGGGAATTAAAATGTTACGGCCCGGTACGGTTGTGAAGGCTGTCCCTTTTAAAGAGAGTGGGGTTACACCTGCAAATGCGGACCAGACGACTGCTGAATCGAATTAA